Genomic segment of Truepera radiovictrix DSM 17093:
CGCCCCACGGATGTGCCCATCGGTTGGAGGCGCGGCCAAAGGTGCGCTCGGCAGGGTGACCGCTCGCGGCAAGGCCACCACGGGTGCGGCCATCTGAGCAGCGGATCTGACTAGCGACGCTTGAATGCTTGCCGTCTAGCGGTAGGCGTTTGAGAGATGAGAGAGGTGTAGCGATGCATCACGCGTCCCAACCGGGGACACCCACAAGGGGGTGGCGACCAGCGCGTCAGGCGCTCGCGCAGGTCGCCCTTTTGGCGCTCGTCTGGTGGGCGCTCACGGGCGGTGAGGCGCGGAGCTGGTACTTCGGCGTGCCGGTCGTGCTGCTCGCCGTCTGGGCTAGCCGTACGCTCTTTCCGGGCGTCGGGACGCCCGTACGCTGGCGCGGCGCGCTCCTTTTCGCGCTGGTCTTTCTCTGGGGTTCGCTGCGCGGCGGCGTCGACGTGGCGTGGCGGGCGTTTGACCCGCGCATGCCGCTCGAGCCCGCCTTTCTCGCCTATCCGCTGCGGCTCCCCCCCGGCCCCGCACGGGTGCTCTTGGCCAACGCCACGAGCTTGATGCCGGGGACACTCAGCGCCGAGCTGACGCCGACACACCTGCGCGTACACGCGCTGACGGGCGACCTGCAGACCGAAGCGGCGTTAGAGGGGCTCGAGCGGGTCGTCGGCGGCGTGTTCGGCTACGCGCTCCCCCGCCGGAGGGGCGCGTGACCGAACTCTACCTCGCCGCCACGCTCTTTTTGCTCGCGAACATCTTCGCAGGGCTTGTGCGCGTGCTGCGCGGGCCGACGCCCGCCGACCGGATGATGGCGTCGCAGCTTTTCGGCACCACAGGGGTCGCCATGCTGCTGCTTTTAGCCGAAGGCCTAGCGTCGCCGGCGTTGCGCGACGTCGCGCTGCTCTTTGCGCTCCTCGGCGCGCTCGCGCTCGTCGCCTTTGTCCGGCGGGCGTGGATCCACAAGGCCCCCTCCGACGGCCCCGAAAGGAGCACGCCGTGAACCTAGCGACCCTGCTGAACTGGGGTTCTGCCACACTCATCGTGGTGGGCTGCTTGTTTTTTCTCGCCGGTACCGTTGGGCTGCTGCGTTTTCCCGACGTCTACAGCCGCCTGCACGCGCTCACCAAAGCCGACAACGTCGGGCTCGGCCTCGTCGCGCTAGGGCTCACCCTGCAGGCCGAGTCGTTCGCGGCGGGGGCGAAGATCCTGGCGATTTGGCTGCTCGTCTTGCCCGCGAGCGCGACCGCCGCGCACCTCATCGCCGAAGCGGCGGTCCGCGCGCGCATCCCCCACTGGAGGCGACCATCACCGCGCTGATCTGGACCTTTGACGTACTCTTGGCGCTCTCCCTGCCACTGTTGGCGTGGCAGGCGCTCGCCACCCGCGACCTCTTTAAAGCCGTGGTGCTCTTTATCGCGTTTGGGCTTCTCGCCTCGCTCGCTTGGGTGCGCCTCGGCGCGCCCGACGTCGCGCTCGCCGAGGCGGCGATCGGCGCGGGCCTCACGGGCGCGCTGCTGCTCGACACCCTGGGCCGCATCGGTCCGAAAGAGGAACCCCGTGGCGAGTCCTAAACCCAGCGCGAGACCAAAGCCTGCTTATGTGGTCAAGCAGCACCGCTCGCACCACGGCCACAAGACGCTCTTGCGCCGCTTCGTCATCGGCTTTTTGGCGACGGCAACGACGCTCTCGCTCGCCTGGGCGGTGCTCGAGCTCCCCACGCCACCCGTTGACCTCGCCGCGCAGGTGCGCGCGGCGCTCCCCGAGAGCGGCGTGACCCAACCCATCACGGCGGTGCTGCTCAACTTCCGCAGCTACGACACCCTGCTCGAGGTCGCGGTGCTGCTCATCGCGCTGATTAGCGTCTGGGCGCTGCGGCTCGAGGCCCCCCAAGCCGAGGGGCCGGTCGCCGCGACGACGCCCGTGCTCACCTCGCTGGTGCGGTTTTTGACCCCCATGATGATCCTCGTCGCGGGCTACTTGCTGTGGGCCGGTTCGACGCGGCCGGGGGGCGCCTTCCAGGGGGGGGCGGTGTTGGGGGCGTTGGGCGAACTTCTCCTCTTGGCGGCGCTTTTTCACGGGGCGCTGCGGCGCACGTGGCCGCTCCGCACCCTGCTCACCCTCGGCTTCGGCGTCTTTTTGGGGGTGGGCGTGCTGTCGTTTTTCGTCGGCGGGACCCTGCTCGAGTACCCCGAGGGCTGGGCCTACCCCGCGATCCTCGCCATCGAAACCCTTTTAACCGTCTCCATCGGCCTCACGCTCGCGCTGCTCTTTTTGGGCGCCGACCCGGTCCACGTCCGCGAGGACGATCCCCGGGAGCAGCCCAGCGCACCCCGCGAGGCGCTGGCCTTTGAAACCGAAAGAGCGGTGCCGGAGGAGGCGCTGTGACGATCTCGACCCTTTACGCGCTCTCGAGCACGGCGCTTATCGGCATCTGCTTGTACGGCGTCTTTACGCGCGCGCACCTGATCCGCAAGGTGTTGGCGCTCAACATCTTGGGCAGCAGCATCTTTTTGCTGCTCGTGAGCTTTGCGCGGCGCAGCGGCGCCGAACCCGATCCCGTACCGCACGCGATGGTCCTTACCGGCATCGTGGTCGCGGTGAGCGCGACCGCCTTTACGCTGGCGATGGTGCGCCGCCTCTTTCAGGAGACGGGGTACGCCTACCTCCCCGAAGACGCGCCTCAGACCGCTACGCAGCCCCCCCATGATGAGGATCACCGAGACGATGCTGCCTAAACACCCATCACGACTCCCCTCGCGACGTCGCGCCGCTACCTGCCGCCGGAGCCCGACGTGACGCCCGTCGACGCCTCCTTGTGGCCCTTTGACCTCATCATCTGGCCCATCGTGCTGCCGTTAATCGGCGCTACGCTCTCGTTCGTGCTGCCGCGCCTCGCGGTGCCCCTAGGGGTCAGCACGGCGTTCGTCACCCTGCTGAGCGTCGCCGCGCTGCTTTTAGAGGTCTGGGCGGTGGGTGCCGAGAGCTACGCCCTGGGCGGTTGGGCCGCGCCGCTAGGCATCGCCCTCTACGCGGACGGGCTCAGCGTAGTGATGCTCCTCATGGCGGGCGCCGTGGGGGCGCTTATTAGCGTCTACGCGGCGGGCTACTTTAAGCTGGGCGCGCTCGACATCGCCATCTTCTGGCCGCTCTGGCTCTTTTTGTGGGCCGCCCTCAACGCGATCTTCCTGTCCAACGACATCTTCAACCTCTACGTGGGGCTCGAGCTGATGGGCATCTCCGCGGTCGGGCTCGTGGTGGTCGCCGGGGGGCGCACCGCCGTGGTCGCGGGTACGCGCTACTTGTTGGTGTCGCTCATCGGTTCGCTCGCCTACCTGTTGGGCGTCGCGCTGCTCTACGGCGCGTTCGGCACCCTGGACCTCGATACCCTAGCGGCGTCGATCACACCGGTGCCGGCCGCGTGGGCGGCGGTGGCGCTCATCACGGTCGGCATGGCGCTTAAAACCGCCCTCTTTCCGCTCCACTTCTGGCTGCCGCCGACGCACGCGAGCGCGCCCGCGCCGGTGAGCGCGCTGCTCTCGGGGCTCGTCGCCAAGGCGTCGTTTTATCTGCTGCTGCGCCTGTGGTTTTCCGTCTTCCCCGCCGCGCTCACCCCGGCGGTGGTGCACCTCATCGGCCTTTTGGGGGCTTTCGGCATCCTCTGGGGTTCCGCGCTGGCGCTCCGCCAGAGCCGCCTAAAGCTGCTGATCGCCTACTCGACGGTCGCCCAGATCGGCTACTTGTTCGTGCTCTTCCCGCTCGCCGGCCCCAACGGTTGGGGGAGCGAGGCGTGGAGCGGCGGGGTCATCCAGGCGTTTTCGCACGCTTTCGCCAAGGCCGCGATGTTCCTCTCGGCCGGCACGCTCGCCTACGCGGTGGGTGACGACGGCATCGAGTCGTTGGGCGGGGTGACCAAGCACCTGCCGCTGTCGGTCGTCGCGTTCGGTCTAGCGGGGGTGTCGCTCATCGGGCTGCCGCCGAGCGGCGGGTTTACGGCGAAGTGGCTGCTGCTGCTCGCCGCCTTTGGAACCGGGCAGTGGTGGCACGCCCTCGCCATCTTGGTGGGCAGCCTGCTCGCTGCGGGGTACGTCTTTAGGGTCGTGCAGGTCGCGCTTAGCGGGGGGCAGGGGCGCGCCGCGCGCCTCACCCCGCGGCGGCTCGAGGTCGCCTCGCTCACGCTCGCGCTCATCGCCCTGCTGCTCGGCTTCGCCTCGGCGCCGCTGTTGCAGCTTCTTAGCATCGGGGTCCCCGCATGACGCGCGCGGCGGTAGCGCTGAGCACGCAGCACGAGGTGGCGCGGTGAACGCCGACCCCTTCATGCCCCTTTTCGTCCTCCTCAGCTCGCTCGTCCCGAGCCTCGTCATCTTCGGCTTGAGCGACCGCCAAGCGGGGCTCCGGCGCTGGCTCTACCTGGGCGCGGAGGTCGTTAAACTCCTGCTGGTCGTGGTGATGGCGGAGCGGGCCGCCGCGGGCGCGGTCTACGAGTTTAGCGTGCCGCTCCTGCCCGGCGCCGAGCTCGTGCTGCGCGCGGGCCCCTTGGCGCTCCTTTTCCTCGTCCTCTCGGCGGGGCTCTGGCTCCTCACCACGATCTACGCCAACGGCTACATGGCGGGCACCCCCCATCAGAGCCGTTTCTACGGTTTTTTCGGGCTGTGCGTCACGGCGACTGCCGGCGTCGCCATGGCGGGCA
This window contains:
- a CDS encoding Na+/H+ antiporter subunit E, producing MHHASQPGTPTRGWRPARQALAQVALLALVWWALTGGEARSWYFGVPVVLLAVWASRTLFPGVGTPVRWRGALLFALVFLWGSLRGGVDVAWRAFDPRMPLEPAFLAYPLRLPPGPARVLLANATSLMPGTLSAELTPTHLRVHALTGDLQTEAALEGLERVVGGVFGYALPRRRGA
- a CDS encoding monovalent cation/H+ antiporter complex subunit F; translation: MTELYLAATLFLLANIFAGLVRVLRGPTPADRMMASQLFGTTGVAMLLLLAEGLASPALRDVALLFALLGALALVAFVRRAWIHKAPSDGPERSTP
- the mnhG gene encoding monovalent cation/H(+) antiporter subunit G gives rise to the protein MNLATLLNWGSATLIVVGCLFFLAGTVGLLRFPDVYSRLHALTKADNVGLGLVALGLTLQAESFAAGAKILAIWLLVLPASATAAHLIAEAAVRARIPHWRRPSPR
- a CDS encoding Na(+)/H(+) antiporter subunit B, which codes for MALSLPLLAWQALATRDLFKAVVLFIAFGLLASLAWVRLGAPDVALAEAAIGAGLTGALLLDTLGRIGPKEEPRGES
- a CDS encoding Na(+)/H(+) antiporter subunit B, producing MVKQHRSHHGHKTLLRRFVIGFLATATTLSLAWAVLELPTPPVDLAAQVRAALPESGVTQPITAVLLNFRSYDTLLEVAVLLIALISVWALRLEAPQAEGPVAATTPVLTSLVRFLTPMMILVAGYLLWAGSTRPGGAFQGGAVLGALGELLLLAALFHGALRRTWPLRTLLTLGFGVFLGVGVLSFFVGGTLLEYPEGWAYPAILAIETLLTVSIGLTLALLFLGADPVHVREDDPREQPSAPREALAFETERAVPEEAL
- a CDS encoding sodium:proton antiporter — encoded protein: MTISTLYALSSTALIGICLYGVFTRAHLIRKVLALNILGSSIFLLLVSFARRSGAEPDPVPHAMVLTGIVVAVSATAFTLAMVRRLFQETGYAYLPEDAPQTATQPPHDEDHRDDAA
- a CDS encoding complex I subunit 5 family protein, translating into MTPVDASLWPFDLIIWPIVLPLIGATLSFVLPRLAVPLGVSTAFVTLLSVAALLLEVWAVGAESYALGGWAAPLGIALYADGLSVVMLLMAGAVGALISVYAAGYFKLGALDIAIFWPLWLFLWAALNAIFLSNDIFNLYVGLELMGISAVGLVVVAGGRTAVVAGTRYLLVSLIGSLAYLLGVALLYGAFGTLDLDTLAASITPVPAAWAAVALITVGMALKTALFPLHFWLPPTHASAPAPVSALLSGLVAKASFYLLLRLWFSVFPAALTPAVVHLIGLLGAFGILWGSALALRQSRLKLLIAYSTVAQIGYLFVLFPLAGPNGWGSEAWSGGVIQAFSHAFAKAAMFLSAGTLAYAVGDDGIESLGGVTKHLPLSVVAFGLAGVSLIGLPPSGGFTAKWLLLLAAFGTGQWWHALAILVGSLLAAGYVFRVVQVALSGGQGRAARLTPRRLEVASLTLALIALLLGFASAPLLQLLSIGVPA